The Chroococcidiopsis sp. TS-821 genome includes a region encoding these proteins:
- a CDS encoding ribbon-helix-helix protein, CopG family, producing the protein MKEKKHSLTLRLDDVEKEKLEKLAEASGLSLAATMRQLIRNAKVKNNI; encoded by the coding sequence ATGAAGGAAAAAAAGCACAGTCTAACCCTTAGACTTGATGATGTGGAGAAAGAAAAGCTAGAAAAGCTGGCAGAAGCTTCAGGATTAAGTTTAGCGGCAACAATGCGGCAACTTATTAGAAACGCTAAAGTTAAAAATAATATTTAG